In a single window of the uncultured Dysgonomonas sp. genome:
- a CDS encoding TIGR01212 family radical SAM protein (This family includes YhcC from E. coli K-12, an uncharacterized radical SAM protein.): MDNRYYKEFGTLLSKHFPYKVQKISINAGFTCPNRDGSKAVGGCTYCNNQSFSPGYGGKQRSVSDQLRDGIAFFSYKYPEMKYLAYFQSYTNTYDSLDKLISLYEEALSYPGVVGLIIGTRPDCMPDELLDYFAELNKRTFLVIEYGLESTLDSTLEFINRGHTHAESVDAIHKTAAKGIYTGAHLILGLPSESREQVLAHADEVSKLPLTTLKLHQLQLIKGTVMAKQYREHPEWFNLFDVDDYIDLIIDFSERLNPDFIIERFISQSPKQLLIAPDWGLKNFEFTAKVLKRFAERETWQGRLFHK; encoded by the coding sequence ATGGATAATAGATATTATAAAGAATTTGGAACTCTTCTGTCCAAACATTTCCCTTATAAAGTTCAAAAAATCTCGATTAATGCGGGGTTTACATGTCCAAATCGGGATGGCTCGAAAGCTGTTGGAGGGTGCACATACTGCAACAACCAGAGTTTTAGTCCCGGATATGGAGGAAAACAGCGAAGTGTAAGCGACCAGTTGAGAGATGGTATTGCTTTCTTCTCTTATAAGTACCCTGAAATGAAATATCTTGCTTATTTTCAGTCGTATACAAATACATATGACAGCCTCGATAAGCTTATTTCGTTATATGAGGAAGCCCTTTCATATCCCGGTGTGGTGGGGTTGATAATAGGTACCCGTCCCGACTGTATGCCTGACGAATTACTCGATTATTTCGCTGAGCTGAATAAGCGCACGTTCCTTGTGATAGAATATGGATTAGAGTCGACACTCGATTCTACTCTCGAATTTATTAACCGCGGGCATACACATGCCGAAAGTGTGGATGCTATTCATAAAACAGCAGCGAAAGGCATTTATACAGGTGCTCATCTGATTCTGGGATTGCCCAGTGAAAGCAGAGAACAGGTATTGGCACATGCAGACGAGGTGTCGAAGTTACCTCTGACAACCTTAAAGTTGCATCAGCTACAATTGATAAAAGGCACGGTTATGGCAAAGCAATATCGTGAACACCCCGAATGGTTCAACTTGTTCGATGTAGATGATTATATCGACTTAATCATTGATTTCTCAGAAAGGCTAAATCCCGATTTTATTATAGAGCGTTTTATTTCACAGTCTCCCAAGCAGCTCCTTATCGCTCCCGATTGGGGCTTGAAAAATTTCGAATTCACTGCTAAGGTATTAAAGAGGTTTGCCGAAAGGGAGACATGGCAGGGACGGCTTTTTCATAAATAA
- a CDS encoding O-antigen translocase, protein MEKRNSSYNQILKSTSIFGGSQILIILIGVIRNKMIAVLLGPVGVGIIGIYNSVIEMIRSAGGLGMDTTGVKEIAEAESSRDEEVLYKTVTRFNKWFKVMALCGALACLIFSYPISIWAFEDSRFTLYIACLSVCVFLAILTMGRSSILQGMRRIPEMAKSAFLGSFFGLLISVPVYLLFGLDGILPAFVFSSLFLFLCVEFYYRKLHLKKSDISNKEAFQSGLNTLKLGLFIVVAGFIGTASMFLVRTFVSRSIDIDAAGLFQSAWVITNVYLSLILRSMGSDFFPRLSAIAGEGEKVKKLVNEQSYIILVVASPIIVGMLLFAGFALSVLYSSEFGHADAVLRWQVLGTFFKVLCWPVAFIMLAKNKGAAFLATEIIFYLVYLLSGYLLFPKYGLEATGLGYLIAYIVYLPVVFLVGKTISGFTWDSNIIKMAVINMLFIGIAFYIAQYYAGEYGLLLGTGILVISLIYAYIKLKKVFSIAELRDWFGKK, encoded by the coding sequence TTGGAAAAGAGAAACTCATCATATAATCAGATTCTAAAGTCTACATCTATTTTTGGAGGGTCACAGATACTCATTATCCTGATCGGTGTTATCCGTAATAAGATGATAGCTGTTCTGTTAGGGCCGGTTGGCGTGGGTATTATCGGTATATATAATTCGGTGATAGAAATGATACGTTCTGCCGGAGGATTGGGTATGGATACGACAGGGGTGAAGGAGATTGCAGAAGCGGAAAGTTCCAGGGACGAGGAGGTACTTTATAAAACTGTTACCCGGTTCAATAAATGGTTCAAAGTAATGGCACTTTGCGGAGCATTGGCCTGTCTCATTTTCTCTTATCCGATTAGTATCTGGGCCTTTGAAGACAGTCGTTTTACCCTTTACATCGCATGTTTATCAGTCTGTGTATTTCTTGCGATATTGACTATGGGCCGGTCTTCTATATTGCAGGGAATGCGCAGGATTCCCGAAATGGCAAAGTCTGCTTTTCTCGGCAGCTTCTTCGGGTTGCTTATATCTGTACCTGTTTATTTGCTTTTCGGTCTTGATGGGATTCTTCCTGCTTTTGTATTTTCATCACTATTTTTATTTCTGTGTGTAGAATTTTATTACCGTAAACTGCATCTCAAGAAAAGTGATATATCAAACAAAGAGGCTTTTCAATCGGGATTGAACACTCTGAAATTAGGTCTTTTTATCGTTGTCGCCGGATTTATAGGTACAGCAAGTATGTTCCTTGTCAGAACCTTTGTTTCGCGGAGTATAGATATTGATGCAGCCGGGCTGTTCCAGTCGGCATGGGTGATTACAAATGTCTATCTGAGCCTCATTCTGCGGTCTATGGGATCGGATTTCTTCCCACGGCTATCGGCTATTGCCGGAGAAGGGGAAAAAGTGAAAAAACTGGTGAATGAGCAGAGTTATATTATTCTGGTAGTAGCTTCACCTATAATCGTGGGAATGTTGTTGTTTGCCGGATTTGCCCTGTCTGTGCTCTACAGCTCAGAATTCGGGCATGCCGATGCCGTATTGAGATGGCAGGTGCTGGGAACCTTTTTCAAGGTGCTATGCTGGCCTGTAGCCTTTATTATGTTGGCAAAGAACAAAGGAGCCGCTTTTTTAGCCACAGAGATTATATTTTATCTGGTTTACCTGCTGTCCGGTTATTTACTGTTCCCGAAATACGGGCTTGAGGCTACGGGCTTGGGCTATCTGATAGCTTATATTGTTTATCTTCCGGTAGTCTTTCTGGTGGGTAAGACTATTTCGGGCTTTACATGGGATAGCAATATTATAAAGATGGCAGTTATAAACATGCTGTTTATAGGAATAGCTTTTTATATAGCACAATATTATGCCGGAGAATATGGTTTGTTATTAGGTACAGGAATCTTAGTCATATCGCTTATATATGCGTATATTAAACTGAAAAAGGTATTCAGTATAGCGGAATTGCGTGATTGGTTCGGAAAGAAATAA